The Pelotomaculum isophthalicicum JI genomic interval GAAATCGCCTTGCCATGCAGTACCATGACTAAATCGTGTCTGTATGTACTCACCATGATACTGCTTCAAAAGTGGGATTACATCATCTGGAATAGATACCTTTCTGACAGATTTCTTTGTCTTAGGTTCTTTATAATCAAATCCGTTTTCCGTCATACCCACAGACTTTGAAATAGAGATTTTCTTTTCCTTAAAGTCAATGTCATTCCAGTGTAAAGCAAGTGTTTCGCCTTTTCTGAATCCACAGAACAATGAGAGAGTAAAGAACACTTTGTATTGTGTAGGCACAGTATAGGATTCTGTGTACTCATTCACATAGTATGGTTTACCTGTATCATCAATACGCTGATGGCCTTTGTAGGTTACCTCGTATGACATATCCAGAGATTTCATAAACATCAATGCTTGCTTTGGAGTAAAGAACTTTAAGCCCTCGTCCTCGTCTTTTCTCTTTGGTTTTTGTGCGTCTTGGCAAGGATTGTTCTCAATCATGCTGTAACGCTTGGCTGTCTTAAAAATCAGATTCAACACATTAGCAAATCTCTTTATTGTACCTGCGGAATAATCGTCAACCAGAGTTCTATAAAAGGCTTCAATGTGTGGTGTTTTGATATGAGCAATCTTGTCTCCCTTAAAGTAGGGAATGATTCTGCTTTCCAAAACCTGTTTATATCCTGCATAAGTACCATAAGCAATGTTATCTTTAACACTCTCAAGCCATTTGTATGCAAAATCTTCAAATGACATTTTTTCTGCGTTGTAGTCGTAGCCATATTTCAGTTTATCTTCCATATCCATGGCATACTTTTTCGCTTCTCGTTCTTGTTGTTTGGGTGTTGCTGACTGATTGACTGAATATGTAAGATTCTTAACCAGTTTGTTTCCCTTTTTATCGTATCCTTGACAGATAACTATGCGATAAACAACTCTACCGCTTTTGTACTCAACTCTTTTAACAGATGCCATTCTTAACACCCTTTCTCAATTTGATTTTTGTAACGATAGAAGGTAGGCTTCGTCATACCTAATTCTTTCATCAGTTCAAATGGTTTCTT includes:
- a CDS encoding tyrosine-type recombinase/integrase; amino-acid sequence: MASVKRVEYKSGRVVYRIVICQGYDKKGNKLVKNLTYSVNQSATPKQQEREAKKYAMDMEDKLKYGYDYNAEKMSFEDFAYKWLESVKDNIAYGTYAGYKQVLESRIIPYFKGDKIAHIKTPHIEAFYRTLVDDYSAGTIKRFANVLNLIFKTAKRYSMIENNPCQDAQKPKRKDEDEGLKFFTPKQALMFMKSLDMSYEVTYKGHQRIDDTGKPYYVNEYTESYTVPTQYKVFFTLSLFCGFRKGETLALHWNDIDFKEKKISISKSVGMTENGFDYKEPKTKKSVRKVSIPDDVIPLLKQYHGEYIQTRFSHGTAWQGDFSNGGNLFIQADGKLMGHTTPYQYFTKHLHRYNEWVQNNPDKAKAEGLEELPIIPLHGLRHSCATLLNYLEVNIIEISKTLGHSTCSTTMNIYAHSFEEQQEEVATKVNEFLRLNA